ACATATTTGAGACAAAGGGAGTAAGTCTCTTCTATCACCACCCTGAATCCCTCCTGTTCAGCTCTTTACACACTGCAAACTCATCCGCTGACACATGCCTCTTATAATAGCCCCCCGTCATCGACATCACGCTTGACCAAAGCCCATTCACCCCTAAAGAGAGCGCCATCTACGacaccctcaccctcaaaCCCGCGTTTTTATCTGGTGGCCGTGTCAACCCCATCTCTCCCTTGATCTTGGTCCGTCTAGTCGAGAATGAGCTGGGATATGAAATCGACAGCAGTGACCAAAACAGCTGGTACTTTATCAGGAGAGAACCTCTGGAAGAACCTCTGAGAGAACCTCTGAGAGTAGTCTACCAGTAATTTTGTATTTCTGTTGACGTATAAGGAGGTAGCTATTGAGAATATACTCTTATTTTCGATGAACTACAGGGTTGTGTTTCAATACGATAATCTGATGTAGGTTTCCTTGCTAGCTGTGAAACATTCATGATTGTCAATCTGCGAGGTCCGTGCATGAATCACAAGCGTAATTGGTTTAGTGGTAAAATTCTCCGTTGCCATCCGAGCAACGTCGGGGagccctgggttcgattcccagaTTACGCATcggttttcctttttgcccttctttcCTATGCGAAACCATAATGATTCTTTCGTGTCAGTATTCTTTTGCCCTTCAATTTAATCACTCTTGCCTGGGGGCATGCTATTTGTGTCTTGTGTCAGCTGTTTAAATCGTCTTGAATTTCTACCTTCTATGTAGAATGTAACGCAAATCTGCTTCGTGTGAAGCCTGCTAAAAGCAAATAGAGACGATATCAAGCTCCAAAATGGGCGATGGAAATAATCCTCCTATGCACGCAGTCTTTTTGACTCGCAGCTGTAGCAATCGCAAATGTCCGCCCTCAACGGCTTTTGTTGCCGGAATGAATAAAACGCCAAGTGCCGACCCCTTTCCATTTCGCACGTCAAGTAATAGTAGCAAGCAAGATTAGAAATTACCGTGGCGGATGGGTATGGGCGTCGGAATGCATCGATACTGGtaccaaaaaagaaattcgaCCGAGGCTGACTCAATGCAGAGCAGCGTTCAGAGGGGTACTCTAAACAGTGGTCTCTTTGGCAAGGGGCTCCTCGCCTTTGTTGAGAAGTTGGGTGTTGCGAGGCTCAACATTCTCCTTGGTGGCATCGTTACCACCTTCGGCAGGTTGAACATCCTTCACATCTTTGACATCCTTGACATCTTGATTGACCTCTTTGGCATCGTTGGCCGCTTTGACCTCTTTGGCAGCGGCATCGGAGGAAGGTGGCGCAGTTCCATCtgcctccatcatggcagcCAGACGCGCGGCGCGGCCTTCCTTCTTTCGCGGAACAGGAGCTAAAAGACAGGAATATGTTAGCAAACTGTtggagatgtgatgatgtaGCAATCAACAAAGAGGGGGAAACACTTACCTCTGCCGTTCTCCTGGACGTAAAAGCGACGAAGAAGCGCCACGGCCTCATCACGACCCCAGCCACCCTCAATCTCAAATCCGGGTTCAATGTTGCCGCCATCGCCACCTCCAGGAGGAAACGAAGtgccaaggctgccgccgccatcaggATATTGGATGGGCTTGGGCTGAGGATGAGCGCTGACCGTCTGTCCATCCTTGGAAACGGGGACGGAATTGGCGTGGATGCTGAAGACTCCACCGGTGCCTCCAAATTTGTCGTTGACGGCGCCAAAGTAGAccttcttgatgccaacCTGGCGAAGAAGCGAGGCACACATGACGCAAGGCTCAACAGTGACATAGAGGGTGCTCTCGTGGAGAATGCTGCCATTCACGCGCTCCTCAGGGTAGTCCTTTTGACCGTAGGGGTACAGGTGGCCCTTGCGGCCATCTTCGTTACCTTCGTCGGGAGATCGCCACTCCACGGAAGAGATGTCAGACTGTCCATCTCCCTTGACGACCTTCTTGGGTGGAACGTTGGGCTTGAGAGAGGTGGTCTTGGGTTGACCTGGCTTGGCAACCGACATCAGGGCAGCGATGGCCATGAACTCTGCGTGGCGAGTTCCATTGCGAGTGA
This genomic stretch from Trichoderma breve strain T069 chromosome 1, whole genome shotgun sequence harbors:
- a CDS encoding cytidine and deoxycytidylate deaminase zinc-binding region domain-containing protein, which produces MAALGIRLLSLATARRAVRRWFRRGWPLGDDSSDEEDDGQAVPPAPPNTPADTSLVSETDDDKDTKEPQPEEPEEPEEPEEPEEPEDEDSEPYIDDSEYDQDFYNDSSTMSLNMFVPTVSGMQQAVAAQAVAAPANAQENEEPQQLPDANPKEMEQPQPQQLSDAKVDALTEQMTQLNVARIDEPVVAVTKPLSAPGDDDATIAALTDPAVLAERAVHLKFIGEALDMAKLALVTNETPVGCVIVHDGKVIARGMNATNVTRNGTRHAEFMAIAALMSVAKPGQPKTTSLKPNVPPKKVVKGDGQSDISSVEWRSPDEGNEDGRKGHLYPYGQKDYPEERVNGSILHESTLYVTVEPCVMCASLLRQVGIKKVYFGAVNDKFGGTGGVFSIHANSVPVSKDGQTVSAHPQPKPIQYPDGGGSLGTSFPPGGGDGGNIEPGFEIEGGWGRDEAVALLRRFYVQENGRAPVPRKKEGRAARLAAMMEADGTAPPSSDAAAKEVKAANDAKEVNQDVKDVKDVKDVQPAEGGNDATKENVEPRNTQLLNKGEEPLAKETTV